Proteins found in one Serratia plymuthica genomic segment:
- a CDS encoding DEAD/DEAH family ATP-dependent RNA helicase, whose translation MTTELETSFADLGLSAPIISALTDLGYEKPSPIQAECIPHLLNGRDVLGMAQTGSGKTAAFSLPLLHNLDASLKAPQILVLAPTRELAVQVAEAMTDFSKHMTGVNVVALYGGQRYDVQLRALRQGPQIVVGTPGRLLDHLKRGTLNLSNLSGLVLDEADEMLRMGFIEDVETIMAEIPAEHQTALFSATMPEAIRRITRRFMKDPQEVRIQSSITTRPDISQSYWTAQGMRKNEALVRFLEAEDFDAAIIFVRTKNATLEVAEALERSGYSSAALNGDMNQALREQTLERLKDGRLDILIATDVAARGLDVERISLVVNYDIPMDSESYVHRIGRTGRAGRAGRALLFVENRERRLLRNIERTMKLTIPEVELPNAELLGERRLAKFAAKVQQQLESSDLDMYRALLAKLQPEEELEMETLAAALLKMAQGERPLILPPDPVFKPRQRREFNDRDDRGSDRGNDRRRDARPDSRDGGAERPRRERRDVGEMQLYRIEVGRDDGVEVRHIVGAIANEGDISSRYIGNIKLFAGHSTIELPKGMPGEILSHFTRTRILNKPMNMQLLGDAQPHERRERREGGAPGGERRGGARPFNGERREGAGAGAPRRSFNERREGGNANAGGERRGGNFNRDGQRAPRRDDAAPAAPRRRFGDA comes from the coding sequence ATGACTACTGAGCTTGAAACCTCTTTTGCTGACCTGGGGCTGTCTGCTCCTATCATTTCTGCCCTGACCGATCTGGGCTACGAAAAACCGTCACCGATCCAGGCTGAGTGTATTCCTCACCTGTTGAACGGCCGTGATGTGCTGGGCATGGCGCAGACCGGTAGCGGTAAAACTGCAGCGTTCTCGCTGCCACTGCTGCACAACCTTGACGCTTCCCTGAAGGCACCACAGATTCTGGTGCTGGCACCGACCCGCGAACTGGCGGTTCAGGTTGCTGAAGCGATGACTGATTTCTCTAAACATATGACTGGCGTTAACGTTGTTGCCCTGTACGGCGGCCAACGTTACGACGTGCAGCTGCGCGCCTTGCGTCAGGGCCCACAAATCGTAGTGGGTACCCCAGGCCGCCTGCTGGACCACCTGAAACGCGGCACGCTGAACCTCTCTAACCTGAGCGGTCTGGTGCTGGATGAAGCCGACGAAATGCTGCGCATGGGCTTTATCGAAGACGTAGAAACCATCATGGCGGAGATCCCGGCTGAACATCAGACCGCGTTGTTCTCTGCAACCATGCCGGAAGCGATCCGTCGCATTACCCGTCGCTTCATGAAAGATCCGCAGGAAGTGCGCATTCAGTCCAGCATCACTACCCGTCCGGACATCAGCCAGAGCTACTGGACTGCGCAAGGCATGCGCAAGAACGAAGCGCTGGTGCGTTTCCTGGAAGCTGAAGACTTTGATGCGGCGATCATCTTCGTGCGTACCAAAAACGCGACCCTGGAAGTGGCTGAAGCGCTGGAGCGCAGCGGTTACAGCAGCGCCGCACTGAACGGCGACATGAACCAGGCGCTGCGTGAGCAGACCCTGGAGCGTCTGAAAGACGGTCGTCTGGATATCCTGATCGCCACCGACGTTGCCGCTCGCGGTCTGGACGTTGAGCGTATCAGCCTGGTTGTGAACTACGACATCCCTATGGATTCCGAGTCTTACGTTCACCGTATCGGTCGTACCGGTCGTGCTGGTCGCGCCGGCCGCGCGCTGCTGTTCGTGGAAAACCGCGAACGCCGCCTGCTGCGCAACATCGAACGCACCATGAAGCTGACCATTCCAGAAGTTGAGCTGCCAAATGCAGAGCTGCTGGGTGAGCGTCGTCTGGCCAAGTTCGCCGCTAAAGTACAGCAACAGCTGGAAAGCAGCGATCTGGACATGTACCGCGCGCTGCTGGCTAAACTGCAGCCGGAAGAAGAGCTGGAAATGGAAACTCTGGCCGCAGCACTGCTGAAAATGGCGCAGGGCGAACGTCCTCTGATTCTGCCACCGGATCCGGTATTCAAACCGCGTCAACGTCGTGAGTTCAACGACCGTGACGATCGTGGCTCAGATCGCGGCAACGACCGTCGTCGTGACGCGCGTCCAGACAGCCGTGACGGTGGCGCTGAGCGTCCACGTCGCGAACGTCGTGACGTTGGCGAAATGCAGCTGTACCGCATTGAAGTGGGCCGTGATGACGGTGTGGAAGTTCGTCATATCGTTGGCGCGATCGCTAACGAAGGCGACATCAGCAGCCGTTACATCGGTAACATCAAGCTGTTTGCCGGCCACTCCACCATCGAACTGCCAAAAGGCATGCCGGGCGAGATCCTGTCTCACTTCACCCGTACCCGCATCCTGAACAAGCCGATGAACATGCAGTTGCTGGGCGATGCACAGCCGCATGAACGTCGTGAGCGTCGCGAAGGCGGGGCTCCTGGTGGCGAGCGTCGTGGCGGTGCTCGTCCGTTCAACGGCGAACGTCGCGAAGGTGCCGGCGCCGGTGCTCCACGTCGTTCTTTCAATGAGCGTCGCGAAGGCGGTAACGCCAACGCCGGTGGCGAACGTCGTGGCGGTAACTTCAACCGTGACGGCCAACGCGCACCGCGTCGTGATGATGCCGCTCCGGCTGCACCACGTCGCCGTTTCGGTGATGCATAA
- the yrbN gene encoding protein YrbN, whose amino-acid sequence MTENFLDELCRLAAIINEARVHDY is encoded by the coding sequence ATGACTGAAAATTTTCTCGACGAGTTATGTAGACTGGCTGCCATTATTAATGAGGCACGTGTACATGACTACTGA
- the nlpI gene encoding lipoprotein NlpI, giving the protein MKPFLRWCYVATALMLAGCSNHDWRKDEVLAIPLQPTLQQEVILARMEQILASRALTDDERAQLLYERGVLYDSLGLRALARNDFSQALAIRPDMPEVFNYLGIYLTQAGNFDAAYEAFDSVLELDPTYNYARLNRGIALYYGGRFPLAQDDLQAFYQDDPNDPFRSLWLYLVEREIDPKKADVALQQRYDKANRGQWGWNIVEFYLGNISEKTLMERLKAEATDNTSLAEHLSETDFYLGKHYLSLGDKDTASALFKLTVANNVHNFVEHRYALLELALLGQEQDDLSESDQQ; this is encoded by the coding sequence ATGAAGCCTTTCTTGCGCTGGTGTTACGTTGCGACAGCACTCATGCTGGCAGGATGCAGCAACCATGATTGGCGTAAAGACGAAGTTTTGGCGATCCCGTTGCAGCCAACGCTGCAGCAGGAAGTGATCCTGGCGCGCATGGAACAAATACTTGCCAGCCGGGCACTGACGGACGATGAGCGTGCGCAGCTTTTATATGAGCGCGGTGTGCTGTATGATAGCCTCGGGCTACGTGCACTGGCGCGCAATGATTTCTCGCAAGCGCTGGCGATACGTCCTGATATGCCGGAAGTTTTCAACTACCTGGGCATTTACTTAACGCAGGCAGGCAATTTTGATGCTGCCTATGAAGCGTTTGATTCTGTACTAGAGCTTGATCCAACTTACAATTACGCGCGTTTAAACCGGGGCATCGCACTGTATTATGGCGGCCGCTTCCCGTTGGCGCAGGATGATCTGCAGGCGTTTTATCAAGACGACCCAAACGATCCCTTCCGTTCGTTGTGGCTGTATCTTGTGGAAAGAGAAATCGATCCCAAGAAGGCTGACGTAGCGCTCCAGCAGCGTTATGACAAAGCGAACCGAGGGCAATGGGGATGGAATATTGTCGAATTCTACCTGGGCAACATCAGCGAAAAAACGCTGATGGAAAGGCTCAAGGCAGAGGCAACGGATAACACTTCGCTCGCTGAGCATCTCAGTGAAACTGACTTCTATTTGGGTAAACACTACCTGAGTCTGGGGGACAAGGACACCGCTTCGGCGCTGTTCAAACTGACGGTTGCTAACAACGTTCATAATTTCGTTGAGCACCGCTATGCATTGTTGGAATTGGCGCTGTTGGGCCAAGAACAAGACGACCTATCGGAATCGGACCAGCAATAG